From one Dama dama isolate Ldn47 chromosome 4, ASM3311817v1, whole genome shotgun sequence genomic stretch:
- the IRGQ gene encoding immunity-related GTPase family Q protein: MPPPRGDVTALFLGPPGSGKSALIAALCDKDVETVEIPDGRPDSGLPSLRAAGPGLFLGELSCPPAEPGPWAAEANVLVLVLPSPEGNEEPLAPALGEAARAALARGTPLLAVRNLRPEESQNEAQARDQTAALLDSAGLGVAALFVPRTDCLSTDGCEELERLRAALRSQAEALQRLLPPAQDGFEVLGAAELEAVREAFETGGLEAALSWVRAGLERLGSARLDLAVAGRADVGLVLDVLLGLDPEDPGAVPAAAPAGPTPYPAPERPNVVLWSVPLGSADTTVAPYPTTHYDALILVTPGAPTEKDWAQVRPLVLPDTPLVCVRTDGEGEDPESLEEEEKAEKSGGESLENAGGEGFENARSEEKRGPGLQKGGSGEGSEEAGTESLQPVGVGAKKSGGGDSEPAAALSPEDETWEVLEEAPPPEFPLRPGGLPGLCEWLRRALPAAQAGALLLALPPASPRAARTKAAALRAGAWRPALLASLAAAAAPVPGLGWACDVALLRGQLAEWRRALGLEPAALARRERALGLAPGELAQRTRFPGPVTRAEVEARLGSWAGEGTAGGAALGALSFLWPAGGAAATGGLGYRAAHGVLLQALDEMRADAEAVLAPQAAAQ, encoded by the exons ATGCCTCCGCCGCGAGGTGATGTGACCGCCTTATTCCTGGGACCTCCGGGCTCCGGAAAATCTGCGCTGATCGCAGCGTTGTGCGATAAAGATGTGGAGACCGTCGAGATCCCCGACGGACGGCCGGATTCCGGGCTCCCCAGCCTGCGAGCTGCAGGCCCAGGCCTTTTCCTGGGCGAGCTGAGCTGCCCACCCGCAGAGCCGGGACCCTGGGCGGCGGAGGCCAACGTGCTGGTACTGGTGCTGCCAAGCCCCGAGGGCAATGAGGAGCCCTTGGCCCCGGCGCTGGGGGAGGCAGCACGGGCCGCCCTGGCCCGAGGGACTCCGCTGCTGGCTGTGCGGAACCTCCGACCTGAGGAGTCACAGAATGAAGCCCAGGCCCGGGATCAGACCGCGGCCCTGCTGGACAGCGCCGGGTTGGGCGTCGCGGCTCTCTTTGTGCCGCGGACCGACTGCCTCAGCACCGACGGCTGCGAGGAGCTGGAGCGCCTGCGAGCGGCGCTGCGGAGCCAGGCCGAGGCGCTGCAGAG GCTCCTTCCACCAGCTCAGGATGGCTTCGAGGTGTTGGGCGCTGCAGAGTTGGAGGCTGTGCGGGAGGCCTTTGAGACAGGGGGCCTGGAGGCGGCCCTGTCGTGGGTTCGGGCAGGCCTGGAGCGACTGGGCAGCGCGCGCCTGGACCTGGCCGTGGCCGGTAGGGCTGACGTGGGCCTTGTGTTGGACGTGCTCCTCGGGTTAGATCCTGAAGATCCGGGTGCAGTGCCTGCTGCGGCGCCTGCAGGGCCCACGCCCTACCCGGCCCCAGAGCGCCCCAACGTGGTGCTCTGGAGCGTGCCTCTGGGCTCCGCGGACACCACCGTCGCCCCATACCCGACCACCCACTACGACGCTCTCATCCTCGTCACCCCTGGGGCCCCCACTGAGAAGGACTGGGCCCAGGTCCGGCCTTTGGTGCTACCGGATACACCGCTGGTCTGCGTGCGAACAGACGGCGAGGGAGAGGACCCGGAGTCtctggaagaagaggaaaaggcagagaagtctggcggcGAGAGCTTAGAGAACGCGGGCGGAGAGGGGTTTGAGAATGCCCGCAGTGAGGAGAAACGCGGCCCCGGATTGCAAAAGGGAGGCAGTGGGGAAGGTTCAGAGGAAGCAGGCACGGAGAGTTTGCAGCCGGTGGGCGTCGGCGCGAAGAAATCCGGCGGCGGGGACTCGGAGCCCGCGGCCGCCCTGAGCCCCGAGGACGAGACGTGGGAGGTGCTGGAGGAGGCGCCGCCGCCCGAGTTCCCGCTGCGGCCGGGCGGGCTCCCAGGGCTGTGCGAGTGGCTGCGGCGCGCGCTCCCCGCAGCCCAGGCGGGGGCGCTGCTGCTAGCGCTGCCGCCTGCGTCTCCCCGCGCGGCCCGGACCAAGGCTGCGGCGCTGCGGGCCGGGGCGTGGCGGCCGGCCCTGCTGGCTAGCCTGGCTGCGGCGGCGGCCCCAgtcccagggctgggctgggcgtgCGACGTGGCTCTTCTGCGAGGTCAGCTAGCGGAATGGCGGCGGGCTCTGGGGCTCGAACCCGCGGCGCTGGCCCGACGCGAGCGCGCCCTGGGCCTGGCACCCGGGGAGCTGGCCCAGCGGACGCGCTTCCCAGGCCCGGTGACGAGAGCCGAAGTGGAGGCGAGGCTGGGCTCGTGGGCAGGCGAGGGCACCGCCGGGGGCGCGGCGCTGGGTGCGCTCTCCTTCCTGTGGCCGGCGGGCGGCGCGGCGGCCACCGGGGGCTTGGGCTACCGCGCGGCGCACGGCGTCCTGCTGCAGGCGCTGGACGAGATGCGCGCGGACGCCGAGGCAGTGCTGGCGCCGCAGGCGGCCGCGCAGTGA
- the ZNF576 gene encoding zinc finger protein 576 isoform X1 produces MSFGMSEKSPGRRRAKAGVPVTMEDRHSKQTMEQQDSSKERSSRSPGGDICHLGALQCTRCLITFADSKFQERHMKREHPADFVAQKLQGVLFICFTCARSFPSSKALITHQRSHGPVARLSQPAATTTTPPTFPCPDCGKTFGQAASLRRHRQAHEARTLPGPFACTECGQDFAQEAGLHQHYIRHARGEL; encoded by the exons ATGAGTTTCGGGATGTCAGAGAAATCTCCCGGGAGGAGGCGGGCTAAAGC AGGGGTCCCAGTCACCATGGAGGACCGGCACTCCAAACAGACCATGGAGCAGCAGGATTCGTCCAAGGAGAGAAGTTCCCGAAGTCCGGGAGGTGACATCT GCCACCTGGGGGCCCTGCAGTGCACACGCTGCCTCATCACCTTCGCCGATTCCAAGTTCCAGGAGCGCCACATGAAGCGGGAGCACCCAGCGGACTTCGTGGCCCAGAAGCTGCAGGGGGTCCTCTTCATCTGCTTCACCTGCGCCCGAtccttcccctcctccaaggCCCTGATCACCCACCAGCGCAGCCATGGTCCAGTGGCCAGGCTCTCCCAGCCGGCAGCAACCACCACCACACCGCCCACCTTTCCCTGTCCCGACTGTGGCAAGACCTTTGGGCAGGCTGCTTCTCTGAGGCGGCATCGCCAGGCACACGAGGCCCGCACCCTTCCTGGCCCCTTTGCCTGCACCGAGTGTGGTCAGGACTTTGCCCAGGAAGCAGGGCTGCACCAACACTATATCCGGCATGCGCGGGGGGAGCTCTGA
- the ZNF576 gene encoding zinc finger protein 576 isoform X2, whose amino-acid sequence MLSHGSQRLAKGVPVTMEDRHSKQTMEQQDSSKERSSRSPGGDICHLGALQCTRCLITFADSKFQERHMKREHPADFVAQKLQGVLFICFTCARSFPSSKALITHQRSHGPVARLSQPAATTTTPPTFPCPDCGKTFGQAASLRRHRQAHEARTLPGPFACTECGQDFAQEAGLHQHYIRHARGEL is encoded by the exons ATGTTATCTCATGGAAGTCAAAGACTGGCAAA AGGGGTCCCAGTCACCATGGAGGACCGGCACTCCAAACAGACCATGGAGCAGCAGGATTCGTCCAAGGAGAGAAGTTCCCGAAGTCCGGGAGGTGACATCT GCCACCTGGGGGCCCTGCAGTGCACACGCTGCCTCATCACCTTCGCCGATTCCAAGTTCCAGGAGCGCCACATGAAGCGGGAGCACCCAGCGGACTTCGTGGCCCAGAAGCTGCAGGGGGTCCTCTTCATCTGCTTCACCTGCGCCCGAtccttcccctcctccaaggCCCTGATCACCCACCAGCGCAGCCATGGTCCAGTGGCCAGGCTCTCCCAGCCGGCAGCAACCACCACCACACCGCCCACCTTTCCCTGTCCCGACTGTGGCAAGACCTTTGGGCAGGCTGCTTCTCTGAGGCGGCATCGCCAGGCACACGAGGCCCGCACCCTTCCTGGCCCCTTTGCCTGCACCGAGTGTGGTCAGGACTTTGCCCAGGAAGCAGGGCTGCACCAACACTATATCCGGCATGCGCGGGGGGAGCTCTGA
- the ZNF428 gene encoding zinc finger protein 428, producing MTETREPAETGGYASLEEDDEDLSPGPEHSSDSEYTLSEPDSEEEDEEEEEEEETTDDPEYDPGYKVKQRLGGGRGGPSRRAPRAAQPPGPPAQPCQLCGRSPLGEAPPGTPPCRLCCPAVAPQEAPVPESRALGEEEGGAPRAGEGRPTGRDEEEEEEEEEGTYHCTECEDSFDSLGELHGHFMLHARGEV from the exons ATGACAGAGACCCGTGAGCCAGCTGAGACTGGGGGCTACGCCAGCTTGGAAGAAGACGATGAGGACCTTTCTCCAG GCCCTGAGCATTCCTCTGACTCGGAATACACTCTCTCAGAGCCAGACTCCGAGGAGGAAgacgaggaggaagaggaggaggaggagaccacTGACGATCCCGAATATGACCCCGGCTACAAGGTGAAGCAGCGCCTGGGTGGGGGCCGTGGGGGCCCGTCCCGGCGGGCCCCCCGTGCGGCCCAGCCTCCCggccccccagcccagccctgccagcTCTGTGGCCGCTCACCCCTCGGGGAGGCCCCGCCGGGTACCCCACCTTGCCGGCTCTGCTGCCCTGCGGTAGCCCCCCAAGAAGCACCAGTCCCTGAAAGCCGGGCCcttggggaggaagaggggggGGCGCCTCGGGCTGGGGAGGGCCGACCCACCGGgagggatgaggaggaggaagaggaggaagaggagggcacCTACCACTGCACAGagtgtgaagattcctttgaCAGCCTCGGGGAGCTGCACGGGCACTTCATGCTGCATGCCCGCGGGGAGGTGTAG
- the SRRM5 gene encoding serine/arginine repetitive matrix protein 5 has translation MPSPPTRAPKPSTSPAPTGPPMPAASPKPPTSLKTPKSAVPNSPSASTKPSTAPNSVTSPSSSKSPKWAKTKTAPSNQPSHKSRVHSQARTPSKASTDTRASTDTRVSKASKASGVRRPQHQGTHSRGRTPGRKGSHSSKRSANRASTPSRIQTHSARPGMPSKVRTPTAQQKQGRGKSYSRPRTSNQERSESQPRSVSRKKSYSPPGTSDMGKSSSPAATPSRAKSYSPTRTPFQETGYSQSPSSSRRVKSYSQMITPSREWSYGPTEAFSRVESYNQGSMPSRPQSHSRSSSPSQPQSHSRSRTPRRARSHSRERAHSRVRSHSWKRNHSRARSRTRKGTPSQTGRQSPSRIRSKGKNYTQSRTPRKERSHSQSRSHSKERGYRRSRTHSKERGHIWSRTPSKERGHSRSRTPSEERDHSRSRTPSKEREYSQTRTLSKGRYYSRSRTPRRERDHRRSQTSSKGRDHSQPRTSSKERDHSQTRTPSKERDHSRSRTPSEERDHSRSRTPSEEREYSQTRTLSKGRYYSRSRTPRRERDHSRSRPSSKGRDHSQTRTSRKERDHSRSRTSSKGRDHSQTRTSSKERDHSQTRTPSKERDHSQSTILSKERDQSQTRTSRKERDHSRSRTSSKGRDHSQTRTPSKERDHSQSTTLSKERDHSQTRTSRKERDHSRSRTSSKGRDHGRSRTPGKKRDHSRTSTSNQESDPNKESNSSQSTTPSNLSRKGSPSRAQSPNENRTPSETMNHSWSGFLSRAPGPNQDDTQADTTASKPISPGERSSSSSSKLA, from the coding sequence ATGCCTTCTCCACCTACAAGAGCCCCAAAGCCCAGCACGTCTCCGGCACCCACTGGACCCCCGATGCCCGCAGCGTCTCCCAAGCCTCCCACCTCCTTGAAGACCCCCAAATCGGCAGTGCCCAACAGCCCCTCGGCATCCACCAAACCATCCACAGCCCCCAACTCGGTCACAAGCCCAAGCAGTTCCAAATCTCCCAAATGGGCGAAGACCAAGACAGCCCCTTCTAACCAGCCCAGCCACAAGTCACGAGTCCACAGCCAGGCACGCACGCCCAGCAAAGCCAGCACCGACACCCGGGCCAGCACCGACACCAGGGTCAGCAAGGCCAGCAAGGCCAGTGGGGTAAGACGCCCCCAGCACCAAGGCACCCACAGCCGGGGCAGAACTCCTGGCAGAAAGGGAAGCCACAGCTCCAAGCGGTCAGCCAACAGGGCCAGCACGCCAAGCAGGATACAAACTCACAGTGCCAGACCAGGCATGCCCAGCAAGGTGAGAACTCCTACTGCCCAGCAAAAACAGGGTCGGGGGAAGAGTTACAGCCGGCCTAGAACCAGCAACCAGGAAAGGAGTGAGAGCCAGCCTAGAAGTGTGAGCCGAAAGAAGAGCTACAGCCCCCCAGGAACCTCTGATATGGGAAAGAGTTCCAGCCCGGCTGCAACACCCAGCAGGGCAAAGAGTTACAGCCCCACTCGAACTCCCTTCCAGGAGACAGGTTACAGCCAGTCTCCCTCATCGTCGAGGAGGGTGAAGAGTTACAGTCAGATGATTACCCCCAGCAGGGAATGGAGTTACGGCCCGACTGAAGCGTTCAGCAGGGTCGAGAGTTACAACCAGGGTAGTATGCCCAGCCGGCCCCAAAGTCACAGCCGGTCTAGCAGCCCCAGCCAGCCCCAAAGTCACAGCCGGTCTAGAACGCCCAGAAGGGCAAGAAGTCACAGCCGGGAGAGGGCCCACAGCAGGGTGAGAAGTCACAGCTGGAAGAGAAACCACAGCAGGGCAAGAAGTCGGACCCGCAAGGGAACTCCCAGTCAGACGGGAAGACAGAGTCCGTCAAGAATCCGCAGCAAGGGGAAAAATTATACCCAATCTAGAACCCccagaaaggaaagaagtcaCAGCCAGTCTAGAAGCCACAGCAAGGAGAGAGGTTACAGGCGATCTAGAACCCACAGCAAGGAGAGAGGTCACATATGGTCTAGAACCCCCAGCAAGGAGAGAGGCCACAGCCGATCTAGGACCCCCAGTGAGGAGAGAGACCACAGTCGATCCAGAACCCCCAGCAAGGAGAGAGAGTACAGCCAAACTAGAACCCTCAGCAAGGGAAGATATTACAGCCGATCTAGAACccccagaagagagagagatcacAGACGATCTCAAACCTCCAGCAAGGGGAGAGATCACAGCCAACCTAGAACCTCCAGCAAGGAGAGAGATCACAGCCAAACTAGAACCCCCAGCAAGGAGAGAGACCACAGCCGATCTAGGACCCCCAGTGAGGAGAGAGACCACAGTCGATCCAGAACCCCCAGCGAGGAGAGAGAGTACAGCCAAACTAGAACCCTCAGCAAGGGAAGATATTACAGCCGATCTAGAACccccagaagagagagagatcacAGTCGATCTCGACCCTCCAGCAAGGGGAGAGATCACAGCCAAACCAGAACCTCCAGAAAAGAGAGAGATCACAGCCGGTCTCGAACCTCCAGCAAGGGGAGAGATCACAGCCAAACTAGAACCTCCAGCAAGGAGAGAGATCACAGCCAAACTAGAACCCCCAGCAAGGAGAGAGATCACAGCCAATCTACAATCCTCAGCAAGGAAAGAGATCAGAGTCAAACCAGAACCTCCAGAAAAGAGAGAGATCACAGCCGATCTCGAACCTCCAGCAAGGGGAGAGATCACAGCCAAACTAGAACCCCCAGCAAGGAGAGAGATCACAGCCAATCTACAACCCTCAGCAAGGAAAGAGATCACAGCCAAACCAGAACCTCCAGAAAAGAGAGAGATCACAGCCGATCTCGAACCTCCAGCAAGGGGAGAGATCATGGCCGATCTAGAACTCCTGGAAAGAAGAGAGATCACAGCCGAACCAGCACGTCCAACCAAGAAAGTGACCCCAACAAGGAGAGCAATTCCAGTCAATCTACAACCCCCAGCAATCTCAGCAGGAAGGGATCCCCTagcagagcacagagtcctaatgaGAACAGAACACCTAGCGAGACAATGAACCACTCGTGGTCAGGATTTCTTAGCAGAGCCCCAGGCCCAAACCAGGATGATACACAAGCCGACACTACCGCCTCTAAGCCCATCTCACCTGGAGAAAGGTCCTCATCGTCTTCTTCCAAGCTGGCGTAG
- the CADM4 gene encoding cell adhesion molecule 4, which produces MGRARRFQWPLLLLWAAAAGPGAGQEVQTENVTVAEGGVAEITCRLHQYDGSIVVIQNPARQTLFFNGTRALKDERFQLEEFSPRRVRIRLSDARLEDEGGYFCQLYTEDTHHQIATLTVLVAPENPIVEVREQAVEGGEVELSCLVPRSRPAALLRWYRDRKELKGVTSGQENGKVWSVASTVRFRVDRKDDGGIVICEAQNQALPSGHSKQTQYVLDVQYSPTARIHASQAVVREGDTLVLTCAVTGNPRPNQIRWNRGNESLPERAEAVGETLTLPGLVSADNGTYTCEASNKHGHARALYVLVVYDPGAVVEAQTSVPYAIVGGILALLVFLIICVLVGMVWCSVRQKGSYLTHEASGLDEQGEAREAFLNGSDGHKRKEEFFI; this is translated from the exons GGGCAGGACAGGAAGTACAGACGGAGAATGTGACAGTGGCTGAGGGCGGGGTGGCCGAGATAACCTGCCGACTGCACCAGTATGATGGATCTATAGTTGTCATTCAGAACCCCGCCCGGCAGACCCTCTTCTTCAATGGTACCCGAG CCCTGAAGGATGAGCGTTTCCAGCTTGAGGAGTTCTCCCCGCGCCGGGTACGGATCCGGCTCTCAGATGCTCGCCTGGAGGACGAGGGGGGCTACTTCTGCCAGCTCTACACAGAGGACACCCACCACCAGATTGCCACGCTCACTGTACTGG TGGCCCCGGAGAATCCTATAGTGGAGGTCCGGGAACAGGCGGTGGAGGGCGGCGAGGTGGAGCTCAGCTGTCTTGTTCCACGGTCCCGCCCGGCTGCTCTCCTGCGCTGGTACCGGGACCGAAAGGAACTGAAAG GAGTGACCAGCGGCCAGGAAAATGGCAAGGTCTGGAGCGTGGCAAGCACAGTGCGGTTTCGTGTAGACCGCAAGGACGATGGCGGTATCGTCATCTGCGAGGCGCAGAACCAGGCGCTACCCTCCGGACACAGCAAGCAGACGCAGTACGTGCTGGACGTGCAGT ACTCCCCGACGGCCCGGATCCATGCCTCCCAAGCTGTGGTGAGGGAGGGAGACACACTGGTGCTGACGTGTGCTGTGACGGGGAACCCCAG GCCTAACCAGATCCGCTGGAACCGCGGTAATGAGTCTTTGCCCGAGCGGGCGGAGGCAGTCGGGGAGACGCTTACGCTGCCCGGCCTGGTATCCGCGGATAATGGCACCTACACCTGCGAGGCGTCGAACAAGCACGGCCACGCGAGGGCGCTCTATGTGCTCGTGGTCTACG ACCCTGGTGCGGTGGTAGAGGCTCAGACGTCGGTGCCCTACGCCATTGTGGGCGGCATCCTGGCGCTACTGGTGTTTCTGATCATCTGTGTGCTGGTGGGCATGGTCTGGTGCTCGGTACGGCAGAAGG GCTCCTATCTGACCCATGAGGCCAGTGGCCTAGATGAGCAGGGAGAAGCGAGAGAAGCCTTTCTCAATGGCAGCGATGGACACAAGAGGAAAGAAGAATTCTTCATCtga